Proteins encoded by one window of Anopheles maculipalpis chromosome 2RL, idAnoMacuDA_375_x, whole genome shotgun sequence:
- the LOC126560041 gene encoding uncharacterized protein LOC126560041, which produces MLLLFSIYFNLLLSYAAGLIPFRYNFRRRRFESCKPVVPFTTLLLLLFAGVQYKLGRLPERMKIPKVGMQDIIHAAENLVLNGNCVLIAVQQLRFLETYRRLLTDLLVNARTFVRSGRVGRFKQVQLLAQLVLLPCAVYALHSTAYLLLAEWSEINIVHAILFMVSLIPNMAHVNNFYALLFVQRLTLGEINDKLTNLWTTICIRHLNANQLPATVAEEPPAARRLQLHLKEYQQCAGTLHTILQQYSLTVALYLLILFEELMSKLFYQFTHFYTLSLGNHSPFALEAMGTLMILVYGLDTAQLIANCYAISEQSERIKTAVHRLSLIPGQDKYFHETIKTFLLSLNHSMLRINIAGLFTMDFELLTGMVAAISNFVVLLTQFHIEYAKSKISYWHMHNATKPSILTH; this is translated from the exons ATGTTATTGCTGTTTTCCATCTACTTCAACTTGCTGCTCAGCTACGCCGCCGGTCTCATACCGTTCCGTTACAACTTCCGGCGAAGACGCTTCGAGTCTTGCAAACCGGTCGTACCCTTCaccacactgctgctgctgctgttcgccGGTGTGCAGTACAAACTCGGCCGGCTGCCCGAGCGCATGAAGATCCCCAAGGTGGGAATGCAGGACATCATACATGCGGCGGAAAACTTGGTCCTGAACGGCAACTGTGTGCTGATCGCCGTGCAACAATTGCGATTTCTCGAAACCTATCGTCGGCTTCTTACCGACCTGCTGGTTAACGCACGTACCTTCGTACGGTCCGGTCGAGTAGGACGCTTCAAACAAGTGCAACTTCTCGCCCAACTCGTACTGCTTCCGTGTGCCGTCTATGCACTCCATTCTACCGCCTACCTCCTGCTGGCAGAATGGTCGGAAATCAACATTGTCCATGCAATACTCTTTATGGTCAGCCTCATTCCCAACATGGCACACGTGAACAACTTTTACGCCCTGCTGTTTGTGCAACGATTGACGCTCGGGGAAATCAACGACAAACTCACCAACCTGTGGACCACCATCTGCATACGGCATTTGAATGCGAACCAGCTGCCAGCTACTGTGGCCGAGGAGCCTCCCGCCGCCCGCCGCCTACAGCTCCATCTCAAGGAGTATCAACAGTGTGCAGGCACCTTGCACACGATCCTGCAGCAATACTCACTGACGGTAGCGCTGTACTTGTTAATTCTGTTCGAGGAGCTCATGTCGAAG TTGTTCTATCAATTTACACACTTTTACACGCTCTCGCTGGGGAATCATAGCCCGTTCGCGCTGGAGGCAATGGGCACATTGATGATTCTGGTGTACGGGTTGGATACGGCACAGTTGATTGCGAATTGCTACGCCATTTCCGAGCAG AGCGAAAGGATCAAAACTGCTGTCCATCGGCTATCGTTGATCCCCGGGcaggataaatattttcacgAGACAATTAAGACGTTCCTACTATCACTGAACCATTCCATGCTTAGAATCAACATTGCTGGATTGTTTACGATGGACTTTGAGCTACTCACGGGG ATGGTAGCTGCCATTTCCAACTTTGTTGTTCTATTGACGCAGTTTCATATTGAGTACGCCAAGAGTAAAATATCGTACTGGCATATGCATAATGCCACGAAACCTTCAATATTAACACATTGA
- the LOC126559531 gene encoding accessory gland protein Acp62F-like: MQTMRTFIGLMLLITLYVGSSTAVSYTCPPNAEFTSSAPCEYFCGIPCDYKGVTNVCICRDGYMKDPNTMQCVSESQCTIAAEIPSLRSAPSFTFSCFST; encoded by the exons ATGCAGACGATGAGAACTTTCATTGGTTTGATGCTGTTGATCACCCTTTACGTAGGGTCATCGACTGCTGTTTCAT aTACTTGTCCTCCCAACGCCGAATTTACCTCGTCCGCACCGTGTGAATACTTTTGCGGAATACCGTGCGATTACAAGGGTGTAACGAATGTATGTATCTGCCGCGATGGTTACATGAAGGACCCAAATACTATGCAGTGTGTGAGCGAAAGCCAATGTACGATTGCGGCTGAAATTCCTTCCCTGCGCAGTGCTCCATCGTTTACATTTTCGTGCTTCAGCACGTAA
- the LOC126560042 gene encoding uncharacterized protein LOC126560042: MHLYGKLCTLFLFLAWCNVAYSAVAPNIPVCPSFEEFTYSYECQPTCATRVCTITSTSPKREACTCKLGYIRAGPKEACIRNSQCKY; encoded by the exons ATGCATTTGTACGGAAAGTTGTGCACGCTGTTTCTGTTTCTTGCTTGGTGTAACGTTG CGTATTCGGCCGTTGCACCAAACATACCAGTGTGTCCGAGCTTCGAAGAGTTTACGTACTCGTACGAATGTCAGCCAACGTGTGCGACGCGAGTTTGCACCATTACGAGTACGTCGCCGAAGCGTGAGGCCTGTACATGCAAGCTGGGATACATTAGGGCGGGCCCGAAGGAGGCTTGCATACGAAACTCTCAGTGTAAATATTAA
- the LOC126557165 gene encoding ABC transporter G family member 23, translating to MDAESEGIPPVATGSGQTSATNDTDFDLAARRKMFMSQPSTVAIRRQQAVCVRRAHKIYGTKKNPNVILDGLNMTVPKGAIYGLLGASGCGKTTLLSCIVGRRRLNSGEIWVLGGRPGSRGSGVPGPRIGYMPQEVALYGEFTIRETLIYFGWIYGMTTDQVDEKTDFLCKLLQLPNASRFVKNLSGGQQRRMSLAAALLNEPELLILDEPTVGVDPVLRQSIWDHLVEITKSGNTTVIVTTHYIEETRQAHMIGLMRGGKFLAEESPADLLAQYQAESLEDVFLKLSVLQNMGKRRRSSIAQEVVEHVRIPAISNPALDLSPEEDHGEISGEFGDNISMSSRGPDAVTPEIQAPPLPPEEDTKTPFVDYLKIVKPNHMRALIWKNFLWMWRNVGVMAFIIGLPVAQIILFCWAIGHDPVGLKLAVANYELEEAGFGFQDCPVYPGCNYSLLSCRYMEYLKNRSVVIELFSTEDDALQEVSRGKAWGALVFASNYSDSLVERTERGRDVDDFTIDASNLAVTMDMSNQQIGTLLYRDIQYAFFDFIENILTDCEVNPSNGRIPFQWNKPVYGDRKPNFTDFAAPGVILTIIFFLSVALTSGAMLIERNEGILERCLVSGITGIEILFSHVTTQFLVMCFQTALVMLFSFSVFNLTNRGDIVWVILLTILTGLCGMCFGFVVSCSCDNERSATYMAMGSFLPIVMLCGIIWPIEGMHPLVRVFSVFLPLTKSTESLRSILQRGWLIEDPNVYIGFASTAIWIVIFLTISILLLKFKKG from the exons ATGGACGCAGAGTCGGAAGGAATTCCACCGGTTGCGACCGGCAGTGGCCAAACATCTGCCACCAACGACACAGACTTTGACCTAGCGGCAAGACGAAAAATGTTCATGTCGCAACCCTCCACTGTGGCCATCCGCCGTCAGCAAGCCGTCTGCGTACGACGGGCGCACAAAATCTACGGCACCAAAAAGAACCCGAACGTCATCCTGGACGGTTTGAACATGACGGTGCCCAAAGGCGCAAT CTATGGGCTGCTGGGTGCATCGGGCTGCGGTAAAACGACACTGCTCTCCTGTATCGTCGGAAGGCGTAGGCTTAATTCGGGCGAAATCTGGGTGCTCGGTGGACGGCCCGGTTCACGTGGATCCGGCGTACCGGGGCCACGCATCGGTTACATGCCCCAGGAGGTGGCACTGTACGGTGAGTTCACCATACGTGAAACGCTCATCTACTTCGGCTGGATCTACGGTATGACCACGGATCAGGTGGATGAAAAGACGGACTTCCTCTGCAAGCTGCTGCAGCTACCGAATGCTTCACGGTTCGTGAAAAATCTCTCCGGCGGTCAGCAGCGACGCATGAGCCTCGCGGCGGCCCTCCTGAACGAACCCGAGCTGCTCATCCTCGACGAACCGACCGTCGGTGTTGATCCGGTGCTGCGACAAAGCATATGGGACCATCTGGTGGAGATCACCAAGTCCGGTAACACCACCGTCATCGTGACGACACACTACATCGAGGAAACGCGACAGGCTCACATGATCGGGCTGATGCGTGGTGGAAAATTCCTGGCCGAGGAATCACCCGCCGATTTGCTAGCTCAGTATCAAGCCGAATCGCTCGAGGACGTGTTCCTGAAGCTATCCGTGCTGCAAAACATGGGCAAACGGAGACGTTCGTCGATCGCGCAGGAAGTGGTGGAGCATGTACGAATACCGGCCATCAGCAATCCGGCACTAGATCTTTCGCCAGAAGAAGATCACGGCGAGATATCGGGAGAGTTTGGTGATAATATTTCCATGTCTTCGCGAGGGCCTGACGCAGTTACACCGGAGATACAAGCACCTCCGCTACCACCGGAAGAGGACACAAAGACACCGTTCGTCGACTATTTGAAGATCGTCAAGCCGAACCATATGCGTGCGTTGATCTGGAAAAATTTCCTCTGGATGTGGCGTAACGTTGG TGTAATGGCCTTCATTATCGGATTACCGGTGGCACAGATTATTCTTTTCTGCTGGGCGATCGGACATGATCCCGTTGGGTTGAAGCTAGCCGTTGCGAACTACGAACTCGAGGAAGCAGGTTTTGGATTCCAGGACTGTCCAGTCTATCCCGGATGCAACTATTCTTTGCTTAGCTGTCGTTACATGGAATACCTAAAAAATAGGAGCGTTGTCATA GAGCTCTTTTCCACAGAAGACGATGCGTTACAGGAAGTAAGTCGTGGTAAAGCATGGGGAGCGCTCGTATTTGCGTCCAACTATTCCGACTCACTTGTGGAGCGAACCGAACGAGGTCGTGATGTGGATGATTTCACCATTGACGCATCCAATCTTGCCGTTACCATGGATATGTCAA ATCAACAGATAGGAACACTTCTCTACCGTGACATCCAGTACGCCTTCTTTGACTTTATCGAAAACATACTGACGGACTGTGAGGTGAACCCATCCAATGGGCGAATTCCATTCCAGTGGAACAAACCCGTGTACGGCGATCGGAAACCAAACTTTACCGACTTTGCTGCACCTGGCGTGATTCTCAC caTTATCTTCTTCCTCTCGGTCGCCCTCACATCCGGCGCCATGTTGATCGAACGTAACGAAGGCATTCTGGAGCGTTGCCTTGTCTCGGGCATCACCGGTATCGAGATTCTCTTCTCGCACGTCACCACCCAGTTCCTGGTGATGTGTTTCCAGACCGCGCTCGTCATGTTGTTTAGCTTTTCCGTATTCAATCTTACCAATCGAGGTGATATCGTGTGGGTCATCCTACTCACCATCCTGACCGGGCTCTGTGGCATGTGTTTCG GTTTCGTCGTATCCTGCTCCTGTGATAATGAACGTTCTGCTACGTATATGGCGATGGGTAGCTTCCTGCCGATCGTCATGCTGTGCGGAATCATCTGGCCGATCGAGGGCATGCATCCGCTCGTGCGAGTGTTCTCCGTCTTTCTACCACTTACCAAATCGACCGAATCTTTACGCTCCATCCTGCAGCGTGGCTGGCTGATCGAGGACCCGAACGTTTACATCGGATTTGCCTCTACTGCCATCTGGATCGTGATCTTCCTTACCATTAGTATACTGTTGCTCAAGTTCAAGAAGGGATAA